In one Haloplanus salinus genomic region, the following are encoded:
- a CDS encoding NAD(P)/FAD-dependent oxidoreductase, producing the protein MTDSDQTTYDVAVVGGGPAGLTAALYATRLGHDAVIVNRGGGRAAMMQDTHNVIGVTEDVSGVEFLQTAQRQVQEYGATYRRGFVNDIDHRSDDRFHLVVDDGDDIVTRRVVLATGFSDVKPDPPLPPTGRGLHYCLHCDAYMFVDESVYVMGHGDSAAYVAMIMLNFTDEVDILTRGDDPTWSDETDRMLRAHPIDVIHEEITGVNRGPDGWLEDFEFEDGSVREYRGGFPMYGSKYNNALAADLGCELNDDGTVVVDDHGRTSVDGVHAVGDLVQGHNQIPVAMGQGAKAGIAIHMDLRAFPRSVEEIEAQGPVDPDEVPAVSESLRETARAFRKADAIESPADD; encoded by the coding sequence ATGACAGACAGCGATCAGACCACCTACGACGTCGCCGTCGTCGGCGGCGGGCCGGCCGGCCTGACCGCCGCCCTCTACGCCACGCGCCTCGGCCACGACGCCGTGATCGTCAACCGCGGCGGCGGCCGCGCCGCGATGATGCAGGATACGCACAACGTTATCGGCGTCACCGAGGACGTCTCCGGCGTCGAGTTCCTGCAGACCGCTCAACGACAGGTCCAGGAGTACGGCGCCACCTACCGGCGCGGCTTCGTGAACGACATCGACCACCGGAGCGACGACCGCTTCCACCTCGTCGTCGACGACGGCGACGACATCGTCACCCGGCGGGTCGTCCTCGCCACGGGCTTCAGCGACGTGAAACCCGACCCCCCGCTCCCACCGACGGGTCGTGGACTCCACTACTGTCTCCACTGTGACGCCTACATGTTCGTCGACGAGTCGGTGTACGTGATGGGCCACGGCGACAGCGCCGCCTACGTCGCCATGATTATGCTCAACTTCACCGACGAGGTCGACATCCTCACCCGGGGCGACGACCCAACCTGGAGCGACGAAACCGACCGGATGCTCCGGGCCCACCCCATCGACGTGATCCACGAGGAGATCACGGGTGTGAACCGTGGCCCCGACGGCTGGCTGGAGGACTTCGAGTTCGAGGACGGCAGCGTTCGCGAGTACCGCGGTGGCTTCCCCATGTACGGCTCGAAGTACAACAACGCCCTCGCGGCCGACCTCGGTTGTGAACTGAACGACGACGGCACCGTCGTCGTCGACGACCACGGCCGGACGAGCGTCGACGGCGTCCACGCCGTCGGCGACCTCGTACAGGGTCACAACCAGATTCCGGTCGCGATGGGGCAGGGCGCGAAAGCCGGCATCGCCATCCACATGGATCTCCGGGCGTTCCCGCGGAGCGTCGAGGAAATCGAGGCGCAGGGACCCGTCGACCCCGACGAGGTACCCGCCGTCTCGGAGTCGCTCCGGGAGACGGCCCGGGCGTTTCGGAAGGCGGACGCCATCGAATCGCCGGCGGACGACTGA
- a CDS encoding transcription initiation factor IIB — protein sequence MERPSRQRQRSQETEQEADESVDCPECGSDNIVTDADQGELVCDDCGLVIDERQIDRGPEWRAFNHSERQSKSRVGAPITETMHDRGLTTTIDWKDKDAYGRSLSSEKRSQMHRLRKWQERIRTKDAGERNLQFALSEIDRMASALGVPRSVREVASVIYRRALNEDLIRGRSIEGVATAALYAACRQEGIPRSLDEVAEVSRVPQKEIGRTYRYISQELGLELKPVDPKQFVPRFASALDLSEEVQAKATEIIDVSAEQGLLSGKSPTGFAAAAIYAASLLCNEKKTQREVADVAQVTEVTIRNRYQEQIEAMGFR from the coding sequence ATGGAACGTCCGAGCCGCCAACGCCAGCGGAGCCAGGAAACGGAACAGGAAGCGGACGAATCCGTTGATTGTCCCGAGTGCGGATCAGACAACATCGTCACCGACGCGGACCAGGGCGAACTCGTCTGTGACGACTGCGGACTGGTTATCGACGAACGGCAGATCGATCGCGGGCCGGAGTGGCGGGCGTTCAATCACTCCGAGCGACAGAGCAAGTCCCGCGTCGGCGCGCCAATCACGGAGACGATGCACGACCGCGGACTGACGACGACCATCGACTGGAAGGACAAGGACGCTTACGGGCGGTCGCTCTCCTCCGAGAAGCGCTCGCAGATGCACCGCCTCCGAAAGTGGCAGGAGCGGATTCGGACGAAGGACGCGGGCGAGCGCAACCTTCAGTTCGCGCTGAGCGAGATCGACCGGATGGCCTCCGCGCTCGGCGTCCCCCGGTCCGTGCGGGAAGTGGCCTCCGTCATCTATCGGCGCGCGCTCAACGAGGACCTGATCCGCGGGCGCTCGATCGAGGGCGTCGCCACCGCCGCCCTCTACGCCGCCTGCCGACAGGAGGGCATCCCCCGCTCGCTCGACGAGGTGGCCGAAGTCTCCCGCGTCCCACAGAAGGAGATCGGCCGTACGTACCGCTACATCTCACAGGAGCTCGGACTGGAACTCAAGCCGGTCGACCCCAAGCAGTTCGTCCCCCGCTTCGCCTCGGCGCTCGACCTGAGCGAGGAGGTCCAGGCCAAGGCGACGGAGATCATCGACGTTTCCGCGGAACAGGGCCTGCTCTCGGGGAAGTCCCCGACCGGTTTCGCCGCCGCCGCCATCTACGCCGCATCCCTGCTCTGTAACGAGAAAAAGACCCAGCGCGAGGTGGCCGACGTGGCACAGGTAACCGAGGTGACCATCCGCAACCGGTATCAAGAACAGATCGAGGCGATGGGCTTCCGCTAG
- a CDS encoding Rid family detoxifying hydrolase: MDPVTTDDAPSFTDLYSLPIGQGMIHGDTLHVAQLPGDPETGDIVGETMAEQAERTLENVGATLDAGGSSFDDVIKVTVYVTDLGAFAEFNAVYERYVSEPYPVRCAVEVAALYETAVVELDVVAAV; this comes from the coding sequence ATGGACCCCGTCACCACCGACGACGCCCCATCGTTCACCGATCTCTACTCCCTGCCGATCGGTCAGGGGATGATCCACGGCGACACCCTACACGTCGCCCAGTTGCCCGGCGATCCGGAGACGGGCGACATCGTCGGCGAGACGATGGCCGAACAGGCCGAGCGAACCCTAGAGAACGTCGGGGCGACCCTCGACGCCGGCGGCTCGTCGTTCGACGACGTGATCAAGGTCACCGTCTACGTCACCGACTTGGGCGCTTTCGCGGAGTTCAACGCGGTGTACGAACGGTACGTCTCCGAGCCGTATCCGGTTCGATGTGCCGTCGAGGTGGCGGCTCTCTACGAGACGGCCGTGGTCGAACTCGACGTCGTCGCCGCCGTGTGA
- a CDS encoding high-potential iron-sulfur protein, producing MVQCNSHRPVNRLWIRRRYLVATVGLAALGGCTGGDGGGADGEDSTEPPTDDEGEEEEGEELPDPVSEDEFESGPVPDVYVSAASIGGERRNPDELHAKADVQFAEYDEAVENPAHQPGRSCGNCHEYIADKNGDGFGACVAVEGYIGREDWCTAWEELPEPPVPDGMSEEDLATADVPRVYRTAESQAGESRTPDGLLPQADVAFGESVDQIADGPAGPGQSCATCAEYIPDKNGDGWGACAKVEGYIAVEDWCSEWESIAEAT from the coding sequence ATGGTACAGTGTAACAGTCATAGACCGGTAAACCGGCTCTGGATTCGGCGCCGATACCTCGTAGCGACGGTCGGCCTCGCCGCGCTGGGCGGGTGCACTGGCGGCGATGGGGGCGGCGCCGACGGCGAGGATAGTACCGAACCCCCTACCGACGACGAAGGGGAAGAAGAGGAAGGCGAAGAACTCCCCGACCCCGTCTCGGAGGACGAGTTCGAGTCGGGCCCGGTACCCGACGTCTACGTTTCGGCGGCCTCGATCGGCGGCGAAAGGCGAAATCCGGACGAACTACACGCAAAGGCAGACGTCCAATTCGCGGAGTACGACGAGGCGGTCGAAAACCCGGCCCACCAGCCCGGCCGCTCGTGTGGGAACTGTCACGAGTATATCGCCGACAAGAACGGCGACGGGTTCGGTGCTTGTGTGGCGGTCGAGGGCTACATCGGCAGGGAAGACTGGTGTACCGCCTGGGAAGAACTGCCGGAGCCGCCGGTTCCGGATGGGATGTCGGAGGAAGACTTGGCAACCGCCGACGTTCCAAGGGTCTACCGAACCGCCGAGTCCCAGGCCGGTGAATCGCGAACGCCCGACGGCCTCCTGCCGCAGGCTGACGTGGCGTTCGGCGAATCTGTCGATCAGATCGCGGACGGCCCTGCGGGCCCGGGTCAGTCGTGTGCGACGTGTGCGGAGTACATCCCGGACAAAAACGGGGACGGCTGGGGCGCCTGTGCGAAGGTCGAGGGGTACATCGCCGTCGAAGATTGGTGTTCCGAGTGGGAGAGCATCGCCGAAGCGACGTGA
- a CDS encoding type II secretion system F family protein — protein sequence MIGPLLPLVLVVVLALPVVLSPISRRANLLVSRLAVPIFGDYVGRSPRRSWQLERLRATHVGTTHRVFASRTLLISGLAGVCGAILGVYVATWLVDLFSISRDSILSVVPPALSFLAGLTRLQDLTLLGLFVLFLFFGATVGTALALGAYWARWAYLDQLANARASEIEATLPRTIAFIYALSRSGMPFPKVLDTLARNEDIYGEAAREVGVAVRDMDTFSTDILTAVERTAERTPSEGLSEFADNLASVLGSGRNLSSFLRDQYERYQEEAEAQQEQYLELVSTLAEVYVTVLVAGPLFFITVLVVIGLVIEDTIAIVRFVGYIGVPLASAGFVVYIDSLTQHETALTDVSRDVGDVLDTPDDGAAARSDGGVDVGGYASDDTWRRNAERLAAYDRLRALRSWANEPLRSVLEHPWISFVVTVPLGAAWVLYRAVPIPLGPSALQTLDLPVIEASIFVMAVFAVLHEVHKRRVRSIERSVPDFLSRLASVNEAGMSVVESLQRVADTDLGGLEAEVERTRRDVRWGADVSAAFRRFATRTRVRMVAQAVTLITNAMSASGDVAPVLRIAADEAQETRRLRRERQQEMLTYILVIYISVFVFLGIIAALTVAFIPAVQEAGGVGAAPANAPGTGVTSAFTGTDVNTSAYELLFFHISAVQAVCSGLIAGQLAEGGVADGVKHAAGLLVLTYLAFAFVLL from the coding sequence GTGATCGGGCCGCTCCTCCCGCTCGTCCTGGTCGTCGTCCTCGCACTCCCGGTCGTGCTCTCGCCGATCAGTCGCCGTGCGAACCTGCTCGTCTCGCGGCTGGCCGTCCCCATCTTCGGCGACTACGTGGGGCGGAGCCCACGGCGCTCGTGGCAGTTGGAGCGGCTCCGGGCGACCCACGTCGGCACGACCCACCGGGTGTTCGCCTCCCGAACCCTGCTCATCAGCGGCCTCGCGGGCGTCTGTGGCGCCATTCTCGGCGTCTACGTCGCGACGTGGCTGGTCGATCTCTTCTCGATCAGCCGGGACTCGATCCTGTCCGTCGTCCCCCCGGCGCTCTCCTTTCTCGCCGGCCTCACCCGTCTCCAGGATCTCACCCTCCTCGGCCTGTTCGTCCTCTTTCTGTTCTTCGGGGCGACGGTGGGGACGGCCCTCGCGCTGGGGGCCTACTGGGCACGGTGGGCGTATCTCGACCAGTTGGCGAACGCCCGCGCGAGCGAGATCGAGGCGACGCTCCCGCGCACCATCGCGTTCATTTACGCGCTCTCCCGGAGCGGGATGCCGTTTCCGAAGGTGCTTGACACGCTCGCCCGCAACGAGGACATCTACGGCGAGGCGGCTCGCGAAGTCGGCGTCGCGGTCCGCGACATGGACACCTTCTCCACGGACATCCTGACGGCCGTCGAGCGGACGGCGGAGCGGACGCCGAGCGAGGGGCTGTCGGAGTTCGCCGATAACCTCGCCAGCGTCCTCGGGAGCGGCCGTAACCTCTCCTCGTTCCTGCGCGACCAGTACGAGCGCTACCAGGAGGAGGCCGAAGCACAGCAGGAGCAGTACCTCGAACTCGTCTCGACGCTCGCCGAGGTGTACGTCACCGTCCTCGTCGCCGGCCCGCTCTTTTTCATTACCGTCCTCGTCGTCATCGGCCTCGTCATCGAGGACACCATCGCCATCGTCCGGTTCGTCGGCTACATCGGCGTCCCGCTCGCGAGCGCGGGGTTCGTCGTCTACATCGACAGCCTGACCCAACACGAGACGGCGCTGACGGACGTGAGTCGCGACGTGGGCGACGTGTTGGACACGCCGGACGACGGCGCCGCGGCCCGTTCCGACGGCGGCGTCGACGTCGGCGGCTACGCCAGTGACGACACGTGGCGCCGGAACGCGGAGCGCCTCGCGGCATACGACCGCCTGCGTGCGCTTCGGTCGTGGGCGAACGAGCCGTTACGGAGCGTCCTCGAACACCCGTGGATCAGCTTCGTCGTCACGGTCCCCCTCGGCGCCGCGTGGGTGCTCTACCGCGCCGTCCCGATTCCGCTCGGTCCCTCGGCGCTCCAGACGCTCGATCTCCCCGTCATCGAGGCGAGCATCTTCGTCATGGCCGTCTTCGCCGTCCTCCACGAGGTGCACAAACGTCGGGTGCGGAGCATCGAGCGTTCGGTCCCCGACTTCCTCTCTCGCCTCGCGAGCGTCAACGAAGCCGGCATGAGCGTCGTCGAGAGCCTCCAGCGGGTGGCCGACACCGACCTCGGCGGCCTCGAAGCCGAGGTGGAGCGCACCCGGCGGGACGTGCGCTGGGGTGCCGACGTGAGCGCCGCGTTCCGGCGGTTCGCCACCCGGACCCGAGTCCGGATGGTGGCACAGGCGGTCACGCTCATCACGAACGCCATGAGTGCGAGCGGCGACGTCGCGCCCGTGCTTCGGATCGCCGCGGACGAGGCCCAAGAGACCCGTCGCCTCCGGCGCGAGCGCCAACAGGAGATGCTCACCTACATCCTCGTCATCTACATCTCGGTGTTCGTCTTCCTCGGCATCATCGCCGCATTGACCGTCGCGTTCATCCCCGCCGTTCAGGAAGCGGGCGGGGTGGGGGCCGCGCCGGCGAACGCTCCTGGCACCGGCGTCACGAGCGCGTTCACCGGGACGGACGTGAACACCAGCGCCTACGAACTCCTCTTTTTCCACATCTCCGCCGTGCAGGCCGTCTGCTCCGGCCTCATCGCCGGACAACTCGCCGAGGGCGGCGTCGCCGACGGCGTCAAACACGCCGCTGGCCTCCTGGTGCTCACCTACCTCGCGTTCGCGTTCGTGCTGCTGTAA
- a CDS encoding type II/IV secretion system ATPase subunit has protein sequence MSEDAASGYDETFDGLRRRLVRTYEMLRGSTLDVRPFRPGEDGPLASFDVPPGHEELDRYWVNAPFAYVVITRDDEESENRYHAVEPDLNPVETTLRDRVLEDIRDPLLYRDDGGPADESVLATELESLLAEYGVDVDMHTFYKLLYYLVRGFRGFGRIDPLMHDPHIEDVSCDGYDLPLFVYHDEYTDIETNIVFEDPDELDNYVVQLAQQSGRHISVGDPVIGTTLPDGSRIELALGEEVTPRGSAFTIRQYADEPFTPIDLIDYGTFNVEQMAYLWLAIEHNKSLIFAGGTASGKTTSMNAVSMFVPPRSKVLSIEDTRELSLYHDNWLSSVTRERLHEGADIDMYDLLRSALRHRPEYIIVGEVRGDEAVTLFQAMNTGHTTFSTMHADSIETVINRLENEPINVPRAMIQSLDLLSVQRLTRLDGERVRRSAAISEIGGIDQRTGELDYSNAFTWDADTDTFDRQDSSLLDEIRDDRGWTRTRLLEELRNRRQFLTALQDRGITDYRRFTALVNEYYADPERVLERITAGGATP, from the coding sequence ATGTCCGAGGACGCGGCGTCGGGGTACGACGAGACGTTCGACGGCCTCCGTCGACGGCTCGTCCGGACGTACGAGATGCTCCGGGGATCGACTCTCGACGTCCGTCCGTTCCGGCCGGGCGAGGACGGACCGCTCGCGAGTTTCGACGTGCCACCCGGTCACGAGGAACTCGACCGCTACTGGGTGAACGCCCCCTTCGCGTACGTCGTGATCACCCGCGACGACGAGGAGAGTGAGAACCGCTACCACGCGGTGGAGCCCGACCTGAACCCCGTCGAGACGACGCTCCGTGATCGGGTGCTGGAGGATATCCGCGACCCGCTGCTCTATCGGGACGACGGCGGCCCGGCCGACGAGTCGGTGCTCGCCACGGAACTGGAGTCCCTGTTGGCGGAGTACGGCGTCGACGTGGACATGCATACCTTCTATAAGCTCCTCTACTACCTCGTCCGGGGGTTTCGCGGCTTCGGCCGCATCGACCCGCTGATGCACGACCCCCACATCGAGGACGTGTCGTGTGACGGTTACGACCTCCCGCTTTTCGTCTACCACGACGAGTACACCGACATCGAGACGAACATCGTCTTCGAGGACCCCGACGAACTCGACAACTACGTCGTCCAACTGGCCCAGCAGTCCGGGCGCCACATCAGCGTCGGCGACCCCGTCATCGGGACGACCCTGCCCGACGGCTCCCGAATCGAACTCGCCCTCGGCGAGGAGGTGACCCCACGCGGGTCGGCTTTCACCATCCGTCAGTACGCCGACGAACCGTTCACGCCCATCGACCTCATCGACTACGGGACTTTCAACGTCGAACAGATGGCGTACCTGTGGCTCGCCATCGAACACAACAAATCGCTCATCTTCGCCGGCGGCACCGCCTCGGGGAAGACCACCTCGATGAACGCGGTGTCGATGTTCGTGCCCCCGCGTTCGAAGGTACTCTCCATCGAGGACACCCGCGAACTCTCCCTGTACCACGACAACTGGCTCTCAAGCGTCACGCGCGAGCGTCTCCACGAGGGCGCCGACATCGACATGTACGACCTCCTCCGGTCGGCGCTTCGCCACCGTCCGGAGTACATCATCGTCGGTGAGGTGCGCGGCGACGAGGCGGTGACGCTCTTTCAGGCGATGAACACCGGCCACACCACGTTCTCGACGATGCACGCCGACAGCATCGAGACGGTGATCAACCGGCTGGAGAACGAGCCGATCAACGTCCCGCGGGCGATGATCCAGTCGCTCGACCTGCTCTCGGTCCAGCGACTCACCCGCCTCGACGGCGAGCGGGTGCGACGCTCGGCCGCCATCAGCGAAATCGGCGGCATCGACCAACGGACGGGCGAACTCGACTACTCCAACGCCTTCACTTGGGACGCCGACACCGACACCTTCGACCGACAGGACAGCTCCTTACTCGACGAGATTCGGGACGACCGCGGGTGGACGCGGACCCGGTTGCTGGAGGAGCTGCGGAACCGACGGCAGTTCCTGACGGCCCTGCAGGACCGCGGCATCACCGACTACCGACGGTTCACCGCGCTGGTCAACGAGTACTACGCCGATCCGGAGCGCGTCCTCGAACGGATCACCGCCGGCGGGGCGACGCCGTGA
- a CDS encoding helix-turn-helix domain-containing protein, which produces MPDSMSEQLQRDMECEGLLECFHGLKQLDKACFRALVEANEPLTVDEIAEAVDRERSTAYRAVQRLLQTGFIGKEQVNYDQGGYYHVYSPTDPSKIADDMQRMLNDWYAKMGQLIGEFEDKYENADAGQPVEG; this is translated from the coding sequence ATGCCGGATTCGATGTCCGAACAGCTCCAGCGGGACATGGAGTGTGAAGGACTTCTCGAGTGCTTCCACGGGCTCAAACAGCTCGACAAGGCGTGCTTTCGGGCGCTCGTCGAGGCCAACGAACCGCTGACCGTCGACGAAATCGCCGAGGCGGTGGACCGCGAACGGTCGACGGCCTACCGTGCCGTCCAGCGACTGCTCCAGACGGGGTTCATCGGGAAAGAACAGGTCAACTACGACCAGGGTGGTTACTACCACGTGTACTCCCCGACCGACCCCTCGAAGATCGCCGACGACATGCAGCGCATGCTCAACGACTGGTACGCGAAGATGGGGCAACTCATCGGCGAGTTCGAGGACAAGTACGAGAACGCCGACGCGGGCCAGCCGGTCGAGGGCTGA